A stretch of Bacillus pseudomycoides DNA encodes these proteins:
- a CDS encoding helix-turn-helix domain-containing protein → MDVSKNIKRYRKEKKMTQKTLAEKANISRSYLGDLESGRYNPSLDTLKTIAAALDIDINLLLTEDGATQTSTLTSKDEKDIAKRMEEIKRDLQGEDGLMFSGEPMSEEAVESLLDAMEYIVKQTKIINKKYVPKKYRNNDNN, encoded by the coding sequence ATGGATGTTTCAAAAAATATAAAAAGATATAGAAAAGAAAAAAAAATGACACAAAAAACATTAGCGGAAAAAGCTAATATCTCTCGTTCCTATTTAGGCGATCTTGAAAGCGGCAGATATAACCCTAGTTTAGATACTTTAAAAACTATTGCTGCGGCTTTAGATATTGATATCAATTTATTACTCACTGAAGATGGGGCTACTCAAACTAGTACACTTACTTCAAAAGATGAAAAAGACATAGCAAAAAGAATGGAAGAAATAAAAAGAGACCTTCAAGGTGAAGACGGCTTAATGTTCTCTGGTGAACCTATGAGTGAGGAAGCTGTTGAATCATTATTAGATGCAATGGAGTATATCGTGAAACAAACAAAAATAATCAATAAAAAATACGTTCCTAAGAAATATCGTAATAACGACAATAACTGA
- the glnR gene encoding transcriptional repressor GlnR — protein sequence MKEDRRSAPLFPIGIVMDLTQLSARQIRYYEEHNLIFPTRTKGNRRLFSFNDVDKLLEIKDLLDQGLNMAGIKQVLQMKENQTEAVKVKEETKEISKSELRKILRDELQHTGRFNRTSLRQGDISRFFH from the coding sequence ATGAAAGAAGATAGACGTTCTGCCCCGCTGTTTCCTATTGGTATTGTAATGGATTTAACACAATTATCTGCTCGTCAAATTCGCTACTATGAAGAGCACAATTTAATTTTCCCAACCCGTACAAAGGGAAATCGTAGATTGTTTTCATTTAATGATGTAGATAAATTGTTAGAAATTAAAGATTTGTTAGATCAAGGCTTAAATATGGCTGGTATTAAACAAGTGTTACAAATGAAAGAAAATCAAACAGAAGCAGTGAAAGTAAAAGAAGAAACGAAAGAAATTTCAAAATCCGAGCTTCGTAAAATTCTTCGAGATGAATTGCAACATACAGGTAGATTCAATCGAACTTCATTACGGCAAGGTGATATTTCAAGGTTTTTTCACTAA
- the glnA gene encoding type I glutamate--ammonia ligase — MAKYTKEDIFRLAKEENVKYIRLQFTDLLGIIKNVEIPVSQLTKALDNKMMFDGSSIEGFVRIEESDMYLYPDLDTWVVFPWTAEKGKVARLICDIYNADGTPFEGDPRNNLKRMLKEMEALGFTEFNLGPEPEFFLFKVDEKGNPTLELNDNGGYFDLAPMDLGENCRRDIVLELEEMGFEIEASHHEVAPGQHEIDFKYANALRSCDDIQTFKLVVKTIARKHGLHATFMPKPLFGVNGSGMHCNLSLFKNGENVFYDQNGELQLSDDARHFIAGILKHAPAFTAVANPTVNSYKRLVPGYEAPCYVAWSAQNRSPLVRIPASRGISTRVEVRSVDPAANPYLVMATLLAAGLDGIKNKLTPPAAVDRNIYVMTKEEREEAGIVDLPATLAQALVTLQSNEVVCGALGEHLLEHFIEAKEIEWDMFRTQVHQWERDQYMSLY; from the coding sequence ATGGCAAAGTACACAAAAGAAGATATTTTTCGTTTAGCGAAAGAAGAGAATGTAAAATATATCCGTCTACAATTTACGGATCTTTTAGGGATTATTAAAAACGTAGAGATTCCAGTTAGTCAGTTAACAAAAGCTCTAGATAACAAAATGATGTTTGATGGATCTTCAATTGAAGGATTTGTTCGTATTGAAGAGTCTGACATGTACTTATATCCAGACTTAGATACTTGGGTAGTATTCCCTTGGACTGCTGAAAAAGGTAAAGTAGCTCGTTTAATCTGCGATATCTACAATGCTGATGGCACTCCATTTGAAGGTGACCCACGTAACAATTTAAAACGTATGTTAAAAGAAATGGAAGCACTAGGATTTACAGAATTCAACCTTGGACCGGAACCGGAGTTCTTCTTATTCAAAGTTGATGAAAAAGGAAATCCAACATTAGAACTAAACGATAACGGTGGATACTTCGACCTTGCGCCGATGGATCTAGGGGAAAACTGTCGTCGTGATATCGTTCTTGAACTTGAAGAAATGGGTTTTGAAATTGAAGCATCTCACCATGAAGTTGCACCAGGACAGCACGAAATTGATTTTAAATATGCGAATGCACTTCGTTCATGTGATGACATTCAAACATTCAAACTTGTTGTAAAAACAATCGCTCGTAAACACGGTTTACACGCAACATTTATGCCGAAACCATTATTCGGAGTGAACGGTTCTGGTATGCACTGTAACTTATCTCTATTCAAAAATGGAGAAAACGTATTCTACGATCAAAATGGTGAATTACAATTAAGTGATGATGCGCGTCACTTTATCGCAGGTATTTTAAAACATGCCCCAGCATTTACAGCAGTAGCTAACCCAACTGTAAACTCTTACAAACGTTTAGTACCTGGATATGAAGCGCCTTGTTACGTAGCATGGTCTGCACAAAACCGTAGTCCATTAGTGCGTATTCCAGCATCTCGCGGTATAAGTACACGTGTAGAAGTACGTAGTGTTGACCCAGCTGCAAACCCATATTTAGTAATGGCAACATTATTAGCAGCAGGTCTTGACGGAATTAAAAATAAATTAACTCCGCCAGCTGCAGTGGATCGTAACATTTATGTAATGACTAAAGAAGAACGTGAAGAAGCAGGTATCGTTGACTTACCAGCAACATTAGCACAAGCGTTAGTTACACTACAATCTAACGAAGTTGTATGTGGTGCATTAGGTGAACATTTACTTGAGCACTTCATCGAAGCGAAAGAAATTGAGTGGGATATGTTCCGCACGCAAGTTCACCAATGGGAACGCGATCAATATATGTCTCTTTACTAA
- a CDS encoding methionine gamma-lyase family protein codes for MFDRLKNGERIAPIVKEVEEQITSVHKRIDTVIESNQFRVLESFRKHKISDSHFIPTTGYGYDDIGRDTLERVYADVFGAEAGLVRPQIISGTHAISTALFGILRPGDELLYITGKPYDTLEEIVGVRGKGVGSFKEYNIGYNAVPLTAEGRVDFKAVEAAIQENTKMIGIQRSKGYATRPSFTIAEIKEMISFVKEIKSDVVVFVDNCYGEFVEEFEPCHVGADLMAGSLIKNPGGGIVKTGGYIVGKERYVEACAYRLTSPGIGAEAGASLYSLQEMYQGFFLAPHVAGQALKGAVFTAAFLEKLGMNTSPTWNAARTDLIQSVQFDDKERMIAFCQAIQYASPINSHFTPYPSYMPGYEDDVIMAAGTFIQGASIELSADGPIRPPYVAYVQGGLTYSHVKIAICSAIDALIEKNLLTIS; via the coding sequence ATGTTTGATCGTTTGAAAAATGGAGAAAGAATCGCTCCTATTGTAAAAGAAGTAGAAGAACAAATTACCAGTGTACATAAACGTATTGATACAGTAATTGAAAGTAATCAATTCCGCGTATTAGAAAGTTTTCGTAAACATAAAATTAGTGATTCACACTTTATCCCAACGACAGGCTATGGCTATGATGACATCGGTCGTGACACATTAGAAAGAGTGTATGCTGATGTATTTGGAGCGGAAGCAGGGCTTGTTCGTCCGCAAATTATTTCAGGTACACATGCGATTTCAACAGCTTTATTTGGTATTTTGCGCCCTGGTGACGAATTATTATATATAACAGGGAAGCCATATGACACGTTAGAAGAGATTGTTGGTGTGCGCGGCAAAGGTGTTGGTTCTTTTAAGGAATATAACATTGGTTATAATGCTGTACCGTTAACGGCGGAAGGACGCGTTGACTTTAAAGCTGTAGAAGCAGCTATTCAGGAAAATACGAAAATGATTGGTATTCAGCGTTCGAAAGGGTATGCGACTCGTCCGTCATTTACAATTGCAGAAATTAAAGAGATGATTTCTTTTGTAAAAGAGATTAAATCAGATGTTGTTGTATTTGTAGATAACTGCTACGGAGAGTTTGTTGAGGAGTTCGAACCGTGCCATGTCGGGGCAGATTTAATGGCAGGGTCTCTAATTAAAAACCCAGGTGGTGGAATTGTAAAAACAGGTGGTTACATTGTTGGGAAAGAGCGGTATGTAGAAGCTTGTGCGTATCGTTTAACGTCTCCAGGTATTGGAGCGGAAGCGGGGGCGTCTTTATATAGCTTACAAGAAATGTATCAAGGTTTCTTCTTAGCTCCTCATGTTGCTGGTCAAGCGTTAAAAGGTGCGGTCTTTACAGCTGCATTTTTAGAAAAGTTAGGAATGAATACATCACCAACTTGGAATGCTGCAAGAACAGATTTAATTCAGTCTGTTCAATTTGATGACAAAGAGCGTATGATTGCATTTTGCCAAGCAATTCAATACGCATCTCCAATTAATTCTCACTTTACACCGTATCCAAGCTATATGCCAGGTTATGAAGATGATGTCATTATGGCTGCAGGTACGTTTATTCAAGGTGCAAGTATTGAGCTATCAGCAGATGGTCCAATTCGTCCTCCGTATGTTGCCTATGTGCAAGGTGGATTAACTTATTCTCACGTGAAGATTGCGATTTGTTCTGCGATCGATGCGTTAATTGAAAAAAATCTATTAACAATTTCGTAA
- the spoVK gene encoding stage V sporulation protein K, with amino-acid sequence MEQSMRKKNNNQINIVLNHRKKISVPASENKSVISNETSTKHEMLQRIEEEMGKLVGMEDIKKIIKEIYAWIYVNKKRQEIGLKSEKQVLHMLFKGNPGTGKTTVARMIGKLLFEMNILSKGHLVEAERADLVGEYIGHTAQKTRDLIKKAMGGILFIDEAYSLARGGEKDFGKEAIDTLVKHMEDKQHGFVLILAGYSREMNHFLSLNPGLQSRFPFIIEFADYTVNQLLEIGKRMYDEREYQLSKEAEWKFRDHLHAVKYSSQITSFSNGRYVRNIVEKSIRTQAMRLLQEDAYDKYDLIGISSSDLTLEEETHSS; translated from the coding sequence TTGGAACAATCGATGCGAAAGAAAAATAATAATCAAATTAATATTGTGTTAAATCACCGAAAAAAAATTTCAGTACCCGCTTCAGAAAATAAATCGGTAATTTCAAATGAAACGTCTACGAAGCATGAGATGCTGCAGCGAATTGAAGAAGAGATGGGTAAACTTGTTGGAATGGAAGATATAAAAAAGATAATAAAAGAAATTTATGCATGGATTTATGTAAATAAGAAAAGGCAAGAAATCGGCTTAAAGTCAGAAAAACAAGTGCTTCATATGTTATTTAAAGGAAATCCGGGAACGGGGAAAACAACTGTTGCAAGAATGATTGGAAAATTATTATTTGAGATGAACATATTATCAAAAGGGCATTTAGTCGAAGCGGAACGCGCGGATCTTGTGGGAGAATATATTGGGCATACAGCGCAAAAAACAAGAGATTTAATTAAAAAAGCTATGGGTGGAATATTGTTCATTGATGAAGCGTATTCACTAGCGCGTGGTGGGGAGAAAGATTTTGGAAAAGAAGCGATTGATACGCTTGTCAAACATATGGAAGATAAGCAACATGGATTTGTTTTAATTTTAGCGGGATATTCAAGAGAGATGAATCATTTTCTTTCTTTAAATCCAGGTTTACAATCGCGCTTTCCGTTTATTATTGAGTTTGCGGATTATACAGTGAATCAGTTGCTCGAAATTGGCAAGAGAATGTATGATGAACGAGAATATCAGTTATCAAAAGAGGCGGAGTGGAAATTCCGTGATCATTTACATGCGGTGAAATATTCATCACAAATTACATCCTTTAGTAATGGACGCTATGTCCGGAATATTGTTGAGAAATCCATTCGTACACAGGCGATGCGCTTATTACAAGAGGATGCATACGATAAGTATGATTTAATTGGGATATCAAGTAGTGATTTGACGCTTGAAGAAGAGACGCACAGTTCATAA
- a CDS encoding tyrosine-type recombinase/integrase, with protein sequence METKELHDTVQAFSAFLLNQGRKPSTIKRYVYDIEDFGHWLEKNKKLSSSNIWGTLCTKDYEDYFSDLKKNRHYSEKTMHRVFIVLNRLYQFLNLPNPLKDMELVIQPNRALRDEDFISKDDEKRLKHTLTSLEGLSEKQRPVRPLLMDRNISIVNLLIDYGLSLQELVSLNMHHVHFETNTIFIPAVAGVERTIKLTAEDKKQLYNYYKTIPEPVRPKYHSDDPLFVAFDFNRNTYRWVYENDAPKALTEIAVQKMIRLEVARANLRKGISGQHFRNTFILRLIEQNTPEQEIMKRVGFKSKISLKRYYQYAKQKENAS encoded by the coding sequence ATGGAAACAAAGGAACTCCATGATACGGTACAAGCCTTTTCTGCCTTTTTATTAAATCAAGGACGAAAACCTTCAACCATTAAACGTTACGTCTACGATATTGAAGATTTCGGGCATTGGTTAGAAAAAAACAAAAAACTTTCCTCTAGTAATATATGGGGTACACTTTGTACAAAAGACTACGAAGATTATTTTTCCGATTTAAAAAAGAATCGACATTACTCCGAAAAAACGATGCACCGTGTATTTATTGTTTTAAATAGACTATATCAGTTTTTAAATCTCCCAAACCCATTAAAGGACATGGAACTCGTTATCCAACCTAATCGTGCGTTACGTGATGAAGATTTCATTTCAAAAGATGACGAAAAACGCTTAAAACATACTCTAACCTCATTAGAGGGATTATCGGAGAAACAACGCCCTGTCCGCCCATTACTAATGGATCGTAATATTTCTATTGTTAATTTACTCATCGATTACGGCTTATCCCTACAAGAACTTGTATCATTAAATATGCATCACGTTCATTTTGAAACGAATACAATTTTCATCCCAGCAGTAGCAGGTGTAGAAAGAACCATTAAATTGACTGCCGAAGACAAAAAGCAACTATATAATTATTATAAAACAATCCCTGAGCCAGTTCGCCCCAAATACCATAGTGATGACCCACTGTTTGTAGCATTCGATTTTAATCGTAATACATATCGGTGGGTGTACGAAAATGATGCTCCAAAAGCACTAACAGAAATAGCGGTCCAAAAAATGATTCGCCTTGAAGTAGCCCGTGCAAATTTACGGAAAGGAATTTCCGGTCAACACTTTCGAAACACCTTTATTTTACGGTTAATCGAACAAAACACTCCAGAGCAAGAAATCATGAAACGGGTCGGTTTTAAATCAAAAATTTCATTAAAAAGGTATTATCAATATGCAAAACAAAAAGAAAACGCCTCATAA
- the hfq gene encoding RNA chaperone Hfq — protein sequence MKQSINIQDQFLNQLRKENTFVTLYLLNGFQLRGLIKGFDNFTVLLETEGKQQLIYKHAISTFVPQKNVSIELE from the coding sequence ATGAAGCAATCAATCAATATTCAAGATCAGTTTTTAAATCAACTCCGTAAAGAAAATACGTTTGTGACGCTGTACTTATTAAATGGTTTCCAGCTTCGTGGATTAATAAAAGGTTTTGATAACTTTACAGTGTTATTGGAAACAGAAGGTAAGCAACAGCTTATTTATAAACACGCTATTTCTACATTCGTTCCACAAAAAAATGTTTCAATTGAATTAGAGTAG
- a CDS encoding helix-turn-helix transcriptional regulator, whose product MKYHETLGMIIKKSRQNKKLRQIEVSKSASISRNYLSDIENDRYTPSLKTFLRLASILELDLNLLTKMTEIQVENYREDSKCTEQQL is encoded by the coding sequence ATGAAGTATCATGAAACACTGGGGATGATAATTAAAAAAAGTCGTCAAAATAAAAAGTTGCGACAAATTGAAGTATCAAAATCAGCTTCTATATCTAGGAATTATCTTTCGGATATCGAGAACGATAGGTATACACCTAGTTTGAAAACTTTTTTAAGGTTAGCTTCTATTTTGGAGTTAGACCTTAATTTATTAACAAAAATGACGGAAATACAAGTAGAAAATTATAGGGAGGATTCAAAATGTACGGAACAGCAGTTGTAA
- a CDS encoding trimeric intracellular cation channel family protein: MAWEIFSIIGTIAFALSGAIVAMEEDYDIFGVYILGMATAFGGGALRNLLIGYPIGAFWQQDMLFQIALLSMTIIFLFPNKLIKHWKRWENITDAIGLSAFAVQGALYAQKLNLPISATIVAAVLTGIGGGIIRDLLARRKPLVLRAEVYAFWTILAGFLIGAKIIVSDWALYTLFIFIVCFRMISIHYKWHLPHRRLENKERSLHK; encoded by the coding sequence ATGGCATGGGAGATTTTTAGCATCATCGGTACAATTGCCTTCGCACTCAGCGGAGCTATTGTCGCAATGGAAGAAGATTACGATATTTTCGGGGTATATATTTTAGGGATGGCAACTGCCTTTGGAGGGGGTGCCCTTCGTAATTTATTAATCGGTTATCCAATCGGCGCTTTTTGGCAACAAGACATGTTATTTCAAATTGCACTTTTATCAATGACGATTATCTTTCTATTTCCAAATAAATTAATTAAACATTGGAAAAGATGGGAAAATATTACAGATGCTATTGGCTTATCAGCATTCGCTGTACAAGGAGCACTTTATGCACAAAAGCTAAATTTACCTATTAGCGCTACAATTGTTGCAGCTGTTTTAACAGGGATTGGCGGTGGTATCATTCGTGATTTACTAGCACGCCGCAAACCTCTCGTCCTTCGCGCAGAAGTATATGCATTTTGGACGATTTTAGCAGGATTTTTAATTGGTGCCAAGATTATTGTCAGTGACTGGGCTCTATACACTTTATTTATTTTTATTGTTTGCTTCCGCATGATTTCCATTCATTACAAATGGCATTTACCGCACAGACGCTTAGAGAATAAAGAGCGTTCCTTGCATAAATAG
- a CDS encoding tyrosine-type recombinase/integrase, whose translation MASFQKYQTKDGAKWLYKIYTTIDSKTGKKKQTTKRGFKTKKEAQLHAAKAETELSNGTFIEDKNVLISTFLNDWLITYKKGKVRNHTYNLHKTAINKHIIPFFGSYKVFDITPSLCQKFVNHLLEEGYSENSVKNYTAPLKGALLKAVDLQLIQQTPFRGIVIAKSDTEDKKIKHLEGQEVNTFVQTLKETESHYFSLFFTLLHTGMRKGEALALRWDDIDLEEGTISVRHTFTYDYKNLDNLFAKPKTKASYRTIILADFLIQTLKNHKLEQNKCKLKLGGLYHELSLVFARENGLPYPKSTLQRAMTRIFKKANVTNITIHGLRHTHAVLLLDAGYSMKEVQERLGHDSIQITSDIYAHISKEMNKKSLNKYEAFAKRNLL comes from the coding sequence ATGGCATCTTTCCAAAAATACCAAACAAAAGATGGAGCTAAATGGCTCTACAAAATTTATACCACTATTGATTCGAAAACAGGAAAGAAAAAACAAACAACCAAACGTGGTTTTAAAACAAAAAAGGAAGCGCAACTTCATGCTGCGAAGGCTGAAACAGAATTAAGTAACGGGACTTTTATAGAAGATAAAAATGTGTTGATTTCTACATTTTTGAATGATTGGCTTATAACCTACAAAAAAGGAAAGGTTAGAAATCATACATACAATCTTCACAAAACAGCAATAAACAAGCATATCATTCCGTTTTTCGGATCGTATAAGGTGTTCGATATTACACCTTCACTCTGTCAAAAATTCGTGAATCACCTTTTGGAAGAAGGATATAGTGAAAATAGTGTTAAAAATTACACTGCGCCTTTAAAAGGAGCTTTGCTCAAAGCTGTTGATTTGCAGCTTATTCAACAAACACCTTTCCGCGGAATTGTCATTGCTAAAAGTGATACTGAAGACAAAAAAATTAAGCATTTAGAAGGACAAGAAGTGAATACATTTGTTCAAACATTAAAAGAAACAGAATCTCATTATTTCTCGTTGTTCTTTACACTACTTCACACAGGAATGCGCAAGGGTGAGGCACTTGCTTTACGATGGGATGATATTGATTTAGAAGAAGGAACAATAAGTGTCCGTCACACCTTCACTTATGATTATAAAAACTTAGATAATCTATTCGCTAAACCCAAAACAAAAGCATCTTACCGCACGATAATCTTAGCAGATTTTTTAATCCAAACCTTAAAAAACCATAAACTTGAACAGAATAAATGTAAACTGAAATTAGGAGGGTTATACCATGAGCTTTCATTAGTATTCGCACGTGAAAATGGACTTCCTTATCCAAAGTCTACTTTACAAAGAGCGATGACTCGTATTTTTAAAAAAGCTAATGTAACAAATATCACGATTCATGGTTTACGTCATACACATGCCGTTCTTTTGTTAGACGCCGGATATTCAATGAAAGAAGTGCAAGAAAGATTAGGGCATGATTCAATTCAAATTACTTCTGACATATATGCCCACATTTCAAAAGAGATGAACAAAAAGAGTCTTAATAAATACGAAGCGTTTGCGAAACGCAACCTACTTTAA
- a CDS encoding ImmA/IrrE family metallo-endopeptidase translates to MKFVIRDLVTQLCTKYNTKNPFELAECLNIIVFFHDLHEEINGFYKCEEGNKFIAINNNLSETMQRTVCAHELGHAVLHEEVNTLFLRKNTFLSVDRLEIEANTFAAFLLMDKNTIIPGDTKKCIAYKNNIPIELLEFYKIY, encoded by the coding sequence TTGAAATTCGTCATAAGAGATCTAGTCACACAACTTTGCACAAAATATAACACGAAAAACCCCTTTGAGCTTGCTGAATGTTTAAATATCATTGTGTTTTTTCATGATTTACATGAAGAAATTAATGGTTTTTACAAATGTGAAGAAGGAAATAAGTTTATCGCTATTAATAATAATTTATCAGAAACTATGCAAAGGACAGTTTGTGCTCACGAATTGGGACATGCTGTCCTTCACGAAGAAGTAAATACTCTATTCTTACGAAAAAATACTTTTTTATCTGTTGATAGATTAGAAATAGAAGCCAATACCTTTGCTGCATTTTTATTAATGGATAAAAACACCATTATTCCAGGTGATACAAAAAAATGTATCGCATATAAAAATAACATTCCTATAGAACTCTTAGAGTTTTATAAAATTTATTAA
- the hflX gene encoding GTPase HflX, with amino-acid sequence MEEKEKVILVGCQLPQDDDERFMHSMKELASLAKTARAEVLVSTTQKRPKFHPATYIGKGKLEELAALTEELEPAVIIFNNELTPSQIRNLSAMLDARVIDRTQLILDIFAQRAKSREGKLQVELAQLQYTMPRLMGQGLALSRLGGGIGTRGPGETKLETDRRHIRSRIDEIKKQLAIVVEHRKRYRERRKANQVFQVSLIGYTNAGKSTLFNRLTEADTFEENLLFATLDPTTRKMQLPCGYTVLLTDTVGFIQDLPTSLVAAFRSTLEEAGGADVILHVVDSADPNYVGHEQTVKKLLQDLEIDHIPIITVYNKKDRLHQNFIPFPKNDFLMTSAFEETDLLSLKESVETRMMEEMESYKAMIPPSEGRLLTLLKTETVLTGMEFKEDGFLYECTGYIFAHSPLNGQLKRFLVEKGEENKNV; translated from the coding sequence ATGGAAGAAAAAGAAAAAGTCATATTAGTTGGCTGTCAATTGCCGCAAGATGATGATGAACGGTTTATGCATTCCATGAAAGAACTCGCATCGCTAGCGAAGACGGCACGTGCAGAAGTTTTGGTATCTACAACGCAAAAACGTCCGAAATTTCATCCCGCTACTTATATAGGTAAGGGAAAATTAGAAGAACTTGCAGCGCTGACGGAAGAACTAGAACCGGCTGTTATTATATTTAATAATGAATTAACACCAAGCCAAATTCGTAATTTATCAGCTATGTTAGATGCGAGAGTAATCGATCGAACGCAACTAATATTGGATATTTTTGCTCAGCGTGCGAAATCAAGAGAAGGTAAGCTTCAAGTGGAATTAGCTCAGCTACAATACACGATGCCGCGTCTTATGGGGCAAGGGCTAGCGCTATCACGTCTTGGAGGCGGGATTGGTACGAGAGGTCCTGGTGAAACGAAGCTAGAGACAGATCGTCGTCACATTCGCTCTCGTATTGATGAAATTAAGAAGCAGCTAGCGATTGTTGTGGAGCACCGGAAAAGATATCGTGAGCGCCGAAAGGCTAATCAAGTATTTCAAGTTTCGTTAATTGGGTATACAAATGCTGGGAAATCGACGTTATTTAACAGATTAACAGAAGCAGATACATTTGAAGAAAATTTGCTGTTTGCGACGTTAGATCCAACAACAAGAAAAATGCAATTGCCGTGTGGGTATACGGTACTATTAACTGATACGGTAGGGTTTATTCAAGATTTACCAACGTCATTGGTTGCTGCGTTTCGCTCTACACTGGAAGAAGCGGGGGGAGCGGATGTAATTTTACATGTTGTTGATTCTGCAGATCCAAATTATGTAGGCCACGAACAGACGGTGAAAAAATTACTACAAGACCTTGAAATTGACCACATTCCAATTATTACGGTTTATAATAAGAAGGATAGATTACATCAGAATTTTATTCCGTTTCCAAAAAATGATTTTCTTATGACAAGTGCTTTTGAAGAAACAGATTTATTAAGCTTGAAAGAATCGGTAGAAACGAGGATGATGGAAGAGATGGAATCGTATAAGGCTATGATTCCTCCGAGTGAAGGTAGATTATTAACGCTTTTAAAAACAGAAACGGTATTAACTGGGATGGAATTTAAAGAAGATGGATTCTTGTATGAGTGTACAGGTTATATATTTGCTCATTCACCGCTGAATGGACAGTTAAAGAGATTTTTAGTGGAAAAAGGAGAAGAGAATAAAAATGTTTGA
- a CDS encoding DUF771 domain-containing protein, whose translation MERLKLETNRKYDWIAENILFNPRFQKEMKEISNNKSSGRWMFKAKEMREFLEQNFHYLNGRGDNQ comes from the coding sequence ATGGAACGCTTAAAGTTAGAAACAAATCGTAAGTATGACTGGATAGCGGAGAACATTCTATTTAATCCAAGGTTCCAAAAAGAAATGAAAGAAATTTCTAATAATAAAAGCAGTGGGCGTTGGATGTTCAAGGCGAAAGAAATGCGCGAGTTCTTAGAACAAAACTTTCATTATCTCAATGGAAGAGGTGATAACCAATGA